One part of the Mytilus trossulus isolate FHL-02 chromosome 11, PNRI_Mtr1.1.1.hap1, whole genome shotgun sequence genome encodes these proteins:
- the LOC134690653 gene encoding protein toll-like, giving the protein MNNNFSHLPYIKNTGITSKTILSVSFRYSLYLGGNPWFCDCKFAWFIPSLKLASKHFNVGSDWECKYPISLRGVLAVNVPDDLFVCNISVEQKCPLSCNCFEQPSRKRVVVNCSRSTKYKIPSAFPQQDNLDIDLSHNFITFFEKRAYLNRTVAINLSFNKIKVLDPLVYGIETLKLINVENNQIIDLHRNVQYMKNGRTIVIGNITIECSCRKKWIANWLEYQNRLLVRHNRIVCRQRNDELITLYMINNCSFRKKHLAYEQYLIVGLFLIVLIATFTRLFFKYEIYLFLRKCRHRFKLNVINPVEQSSTFDIYISFSEDKEDISKWVIGVLTTHLETRGFKICLPPRDFDLGGVHVDQIMTHTASSKNYVVVLSDDYLKTQYQVIEWGHIWNNYKRNINSNILVINYDMLHSKNIKDQILKAFLRLNFSIDFSNFDKKLLTKIENELRVKAPC; this is encoded by the coding sequence atgaataataattttTCACACTTACCgtatattaaaaatacaggaataacaagtaaaacaatCTTAAGTGTATCATTCAGATATAGCCTCTATTTGGGAGGCAACCCTTGGTTTTGTGATTGCAAGTTTGCTTGGTTTATTCCGTCATTAAAATTAGCCAGCAAACATTTTAACGTAGGAAGTGACTGGGAATGCAAATATCCAATCAGTCTTAGGGGAGTATTGGCTGTTAATGTACCAGATGACCTTTTTGTATGCAATATATCAGTAGAACAAAAATGCCCACTAAGCTGTAACTGTTTTGAACAACCTTCCAGAAAACGTGTTGTTGTGAATTGTAGTCGTAGTACAAAGTACAAAATTCCAAGTGCATTCCCTCAACAGGATAATTTAGATATTGATCTTAGTCATAACTTTATAACGTTTTTCGAAAAGAGAGCATATTTGAATCGCACAGTCGCGATCAATTtatcattcaataaaattaaagttttagaTCCTCTCGTCTATGGAATTGAAACACTCAAACTTATCAACGttgaaaacaatcaaataatagATCTGCATAGAAATGTACAGTATATGAAAAATGGACGAACAATTGTCATAGGCAACATTACAATTGAGTGTTCCTGTAGAAAGAAATGGATTGCAAATTGGTTGGAATATCAGAACAGGTTACTAGTAAGACATAATCGGATCGTATGTCGACAGAGGAATGATGAGTTAATAACATTATATATGATCAATAACTGTAGTTTTCGAAAGAAGCATTTAGCCTACGAGCAGTATCTAATTGTgggtttatttttaattgtacttATAGCTACATTTACtcgactttttttcaaatacgaAATATACTTATTTTTAAGGAAATGCAGACATAGATTTAAGTTAAATGTTATCAACCCTGTCGAGCAGTCGTctacatttgatatttatatttcattcagTGAAGACAAAGAAGACATCAGTAAATGGGTGATAGGTGTTTTAACGACACATTTAGAAACACGtggttttaaaatttgtttaccGCCTAGAGATTTTGATTTGGGTGGAGTCCATGTTGATCAAATAATGACTCACACCGCCAGTTCAAAGAATTATGTAGTTGTGTTAAGTgatgattatttaaaaacacaatACCAAGTTATTGAATGGGGTCATATCTGGAACAATTACAAACGTAACATTAACAGTAACATTTTAGTCATTAATTATGACATGTTACATAGTAAAAACATCAAAGATCAGATATTAAAAGCTTTTCTGAGACTTAATTTTTCCATTGACTTTAGtaactttgataaaaaattattgaCGAAAATAGAAAACGAACTTAGAgtcaaagctccgtgttga